Part of the Paenibacillus kyungheensis genome, GTTCCGGTCGTTCCTGTGGCATCCGTTCCTGTTACTCCAGTAGAATCTGTTCCGGTCGCATCCGTTCCTGTTACGCCAGTAGAGTCTGTTCCGGTCGTTCCCGTTGCATCCGTTCCTGTTACGCCAGTAGAATCTGTTCCGGTCGTTCCTGTAGCATCCGTTCCTGTTACTCCAGTAGAATCTGTTCCTGTTGTTCCCGTTGCATCCGTTCCTGTTACTCCGGTAGAGTCTGTTCCTGTGCTACTTGTAGTACCTGTGCTTCCTGTTGTTCCAGTAGTTCCTGTTGTCGAAGCGAATGTCGGCGTTGCCCCAACGGTCAATACGATTAATAATGAGAGAAAAGTAGTCTGAAATTTTTTCTTCATGATGTCATAATCTCCTTGAATTAATGTATTTTGATGTTAGGCTATATTAACCGTTAGTTTACTATTCAAACACTATTTTTTACATTTTTATGAATAAATTGTATAAATGTAGTGGAATAATCTTACTACTTCAAGGATGTAGATTTTTCTTGTAGTCTACGATTTTGGGCATTAAGACGAGTAATCCCGTACAAAAATAGTGCGAAAATCAACAGATAAACGACCAAAATCGTCGTGCGAATTTGCCACATCGGTTGTAACATCATATTCATAATTAGAATAGGTATTAATACTAGACCTACCGTAAGCAATGTTGTTTTGATTCGATTGTTACGCTGAACTATTGAGTCCACATCTGAATAAATTTCTGGACGTTGCTCTGGATGATCTGCTAGATAGGATTTACGCCATAAATACCAATTATTTTTCGCATACATCTGTTCCCAGCCTGCATCTTCATACAACTGCTTATAATCCTCATCTACGTCATGCTGATAATCAAATACATATCGCATTGTGCGTGGAGAACCTTTTGCAAATTGAAATCTCAGCAATTTACTTTTTACTTGGACTAAATGCCAGCCTTGTATTTCCTGTGCTTCGATCCACCGCTCTATTTTTTCAGATTCCCAACTCCACCACCAACGGAATACATTCTTGTTACTCATTGTTATTCCCCTCCATTTGGATAGCGTTATGATATAATTCGCTAATTCGTGCGATTTCTTGCTGAAGCAAACTTTTGCCCAAATCTGTGGCTATATAAGACTTACGTCGATTTTCTTCACCTACTACCTCAATCAGCCCATCCTTTTCCATTCGAGATAGACTGCCATAAATAGTTCCTGCACCAAGCTTAATCCGACCTTTAGTTAACTTCTCTACATCCTGCATAATGCCGTAACCGTAACGAACTTTCTGCAAAGTTAGTAGAATATAAAAGGCAGTCTCTGTCATTGGTAGGTAACTGCTTATTTTTTTGTTCATAAATTCCTCCACTTTTCTACCCCAACTATATCGTACCTCGATATAGTTTAATGCAGTTACTATATCACGCCACGATATAGTAATTCAATAGTAAACTCCATCATTGAGAAAATATACAAAAGCTTATGGGTGCTAGTTTTTACATTCTTCTGTGTTATAAAGCTCACTACTCAATACTTTTATTTGATTAGTCTCATAAAAAAATCCACAGTCTAAACCTGTAATATACAAGTCTACATTGTGGATGCTTACTTTTATTTATTCTTATTTATTGTTGTACAGACTATATGAGAATTAGCGACTTTCTTCAGACTTCACTGCATACTCACTTAACTTGCCTTCATAGATCAATTGCAATCGGTCACTTTGGCGAAAGTCGTCTGGAGTAACAAGTGCAGGAAGCTTGTTCCAGATTTTGATACCAGAACGTTGCAATATTTCAGCGACAAATTGAGAGCAAAAATAAGAATTACTGAACTCGACAGGTTCTTTGAGCGTGATGCTGATTACACCTAGAATATTGTATAAATATTTCTGATGCTTACGGATAAACAGTTGCAACACCCGTTGCATTTTCTCTACTTCACGCTCGGTAACTTGAAGTTCATAGATCACACAAGTGGTATTCGGATATTTGCTATATGTACCTGTTTTAATATCTTCTTTCACAAAACCACCATTCAGCGGATTGCTCGGATGCTTCCGTCCAAAGCTATACAACTCCGATAATTCACGGTCAAACGAAATCGAAGCATGATTGTACGGTGCTTTCGTATAAGTCTGAATCATTTTGGTAAATAACGTTCCTGTATTGGTCAATAAAATAAAAACTGATCGCTCTGCCGCCATCACAACATTTCCCCTTATCAATTCACCTTTATTCCTTCATAATAGCATATGATCCCTTTTATGGAATCCTAATTCAAGGTAAGTTGGTGCCGATTTATGAATAGTTCGCTAATAACATTAATCCTTATTTTTATTGCTTTACTTGTTATCCATTTTATTTACATTATCGTCAGTAAAATTCAAAAAAATCAAGATTATAGTGTGATTGGATTACGAATCAAAACGTGGTGGGGAATGTTCTTTATTTTCTGTCTGGCTACGCTATTTAATCCAATTGTATCGCTATTGTCGCTGATGGTTCTGACCTTTTTTGCACTAAAAGAGTACTTTTCGATGATCCGTTCACGCAAAGCCGATCGGCGTTTATTTTTATGGGCGTATCTAGCCATTCCGATTCAATTTTATTGGATCTATATCGGTTGGTACGGCATGTTTATCGTATTTATCCCGATCTATGTGTTTTTGCTGTTACCATTGCCACGCTTAATTAACAAAGGCACCGGTGGATTTCTACGGAGTGTTAGTTCAACCCAATGGGGATTGATGCTAATGGTATTCGGACTCAGTCATCTCGCTTATTTTCCATTTGCGACGGCTCAATATGGAGGAAGATTGGTATTATTTCTGGTGTTACTTACCCAGCTTAATGACGTCGTGCATTATGTCGCCTCTATGTATATCGGGAAACGCAAAATTGTACCGACATCCAATGCCAGCTTAACTTGGGAAGGATTCGCGTGTGCTTTTGTAGTGACGGCTGTGACTTCTTACTTTGTAGCTCCTGTGCTTACACCACTCGGTGCTAACTTTGGTCTGGTCACCGGGATGCTGATTAGTTTGAGTGGCTTTTTCGGTAGTCTAACCGTTTCTGTACTCAAACGAGATCTGCTCATAGGCGAAGATCAGAAAGTAGATAATGAAAAACAAAGTTATCTCAGCCGTATCGACAGCTTAACGTATACTGCTCCTGTCTTTTTCCATGTAGTACGTTATGTGATGGACTTTATGTAAATAGCGATTGTATATCAGAATAGATCAGCAAAAAAGCCTCTATCTTTGAAGATGGAGGCTTTTTGTAGATAATATATATGATCCAGTTAGACTTCTCCCCAGAACACTTCAGTCTCATAATCGAAAAAGACTACGCCTTCTTGCTGATTCTGCTCAAAAATAACCTTTAATTGCTCCATCATATCGTGATACTTAGGATCATCTGAAGTAGGCACATAGGAAGAAGATTGTAATCTTCCTGCTAATCCATCGAAATCAAATACCTGCCGATTGCCGAACTTCGCCAGTTCCATCGTATCTTTTTTAAAAAAAGGTTCTAATTTCTCTGCTGAAATATTTTTATGGTTAACTTTCGTATAATCTGTTCCATAATCACGCAATAATTGCTCATATTGTTCTAAAAATGGAGTACCTGTCGTCAATCTGGAATTCCAGACTAATATCACTTTACCTTCAGGTCGCAAAATACGTTTGAACTCAGTTTGAGTAGCTTGCTGATCAAACCAGTGAAAAGCCTGTGCACAAGTAATATAATCCACCGACTGATCTGCAAGACCTGTCGCTTCTGCCGATCCTGCAATCACTTCAAAGTTAGGCTCTTCTGCTAGCTTGACTGCTGCGGCTTCACGCATTTCGGTATTTGGCTCCACCCCAATCACATGGTTACCACGTTCCAAAAGCAATTCAGCAAAAATACCTGTACCTGCACCAATATCTGCAATCTTACTTTCTCGCTCGACACCAATCACATCATACAAATAATCTATAGCGGCTACCGGATAACTAGGACGGTATTTGACATATGAATCTACTCGATCTGAAAATCTTTCTTTACTATTCATTGTTATCACGCTCCTATAGTTTCAT contains:
- a CDS encoding WGxxGxxG-CTERM domain-containing protein, with protein sequence MKKKFQTTFLSLLIVLTVGATPTFASTTGTTGTTGSTGTTSSTGTDSTGVTGTDATGTTGTDSTGVTGTDATGTTGTDSTGVTGTDATGTTGTDSTGVTGTDATGTDSTGVTGTDATGTTGTDSTGVTGTDTTETSTTGTTGTTSTGATGVATTTSGNDAPMTTDMDDDDNDMDWGWLGLLGLLGLLGLRGRRHDPRDTNRPL
- a CDS encoding DUF2812 domain-containing protein, with amino-acid sequence MSNKNVFRWWWSWESEKIERWIEAQEIQGWHLVQVKSKLLRFQFAKGSPRTMRYVFDYQHDVDEDYKQLYEDAGWEQMYAKNNWYLWRKSYLADHPEQRPEIYSDVDSIVQRNNRIKTTLLTVGLVLIPILIMNMMLQPMWQIRTTILVVYLLIFALFLYGITRLNAQNRRLQEKSTSLK
- a CDS encoding PadR family transcriptional regulator — its product is MNKKISSYLPMTETAFYILLTLQKVRYGYGIMQDVEKLTKGRIKLGAGTIYGSLSRMEKDGLIEVVGEENRRKSYIATDLGKSLLQQEIARISELYHNAIQMEGNNNE
- a CDS encoding phosphatidate cytidylyltransferase: MNSSLITLILIFIALLVIHFIYIIVSKIQKNQDYSVIGLRIKTWWGMFFIFCLATLFNPIVSLLSLMVLTFFALKEYFSMIRSRKADRRLFLWAYLAIPIQFYWIYIGWYGMFIVFIPIYVFLLLPLPRLINKGTGGFLRSVSSTQWGLMLMVFGLSHLAYFPFATAQYGGRLVLFLVLLTQLNDVVHYVASMYIGKRKIVPTSNASLTWEGFACAFVVTAVTSYFVAPVLTPLGANFGLVTGMLISLSGFFGSLTVSVLKRDLLIGEDQKVDNEKQSYLSRIDSLTYTAPVFFHVVRYVMDFM
- a CDS encoding class I SAM-dependent methyltransferase; translation: MNSKERFSDRVDSYVKYRPSYPVAAIDYLYDVIGVERESKIADIGAGTGIFAELLLERGNHVIGVEPNTEMREAAAVKLAEEPNFEVIAGSAEATGLADQSVDYITCAQAFHWFDQQATQTEFKRILRPEGKVILVWNSRLTTGTPFLEQYEQLLRDYGTDYTKVNHKNISAEKLEPFFKKDTMELAKFGNRQVFDFDGLAGRLQSSSYVPTSDDPKYHDMMEQLKVIFEQNQQEGVVFFDYETEVFWGEV